A single window of Periplaneta americana isolate PAMFEO1 chromosome 14, P.americana_PAMFEO1_priV1, whole genome shotgun sequence DNA harbors:
- the LOC138713494 gene encoding peptidoglycan-recognition protein SD-like isoform X2 yields the protein MKKNFTNKYEFHKEDGDRGEQSTCSKYWMCIAFFTFIAAIILITGIVTMTHYRPPEQKELSDDNFTIITRADWGAKPNMEQLMPLRLPVQHVVILHTATAACLTKDSCKSSVQQIQDTHMNIKQFDDIGYSFLVGGDGNVYEGRGWDVRGAFSLNYNSRSIGVAFIGDFRNVLPTKEQMQAGQQLVQRGVQLGKVAHDYKLLGHRQVSPTESPGDAFYNVIKTWPHWEDIQQEPN from the exons ATGAAGAAGAATTTCACTAACAAATATGAATTCCATAAAGAAGACGGAGACAGAGGAGAACAGTCCACGTGTTCAAAGTATTGGATGTGCATTGCGTTCTTCACATTCATAGCTGCGATCATTCTCATAACAGGAATAGTGACAATGACTCATTATAGACCACCAGAACAAAAAG AACTTTCTGATGATAATTTTACGATCATCACACGGGCCGACTGGGGTGCCAAACCCAACATGGAACAACTCATGCCCTTACGACTTCCGGTGCAGCACGTGGTGATCCTGCACACCGCCACAGCGGCTTGTCTGACGAAGGACAGTTGCAAGAGCAGTGTACAGCAGATTCAGGATACTCACatgaatataaaacaatttgATGACATCGGCTACAGCTTCCTGGTGGGCGGAGACGGCAACGTGTACGAGGGCCGAGGCTGGGACGTCAGGGGAGCTTTCTCTCTCAACTACAACAGCCGCAGCATAGGTGTCGCTTTCATAGGTGATTTCAGAAATGTGCTGCCCACCAAAGAGCAGATGCAGGCGGGCCAGCAGCTGGTGCAGAGAGGTGTGCAGCTGGGTAAGGTCGCGCACGACTACAAGCTGCTCGGACACCGGCAGGTCAGCCCGACGGAGAGTCCCGGTGACGCCTTCTATAACGTTATCAAGACGTGGCCGCACTGGGAAGACATACAGCAAGAACCCAATTAG
- the LOC138713494 gene encoding peptidoglycan-recognition protein SD-like isoform X1, with product MPDGMKKNFTNKYEFHKEDGDRGEQSTCSKYWMCIAFFTFIAAIILITGIVTMTHYRPPEQKELSDDNFTIITRADWGAKPNMEQLMPLRLPVQHVVILHTATAACLTKDSCKSSVQQIQDTHMNIKQFDDIGYSFLVGGDGNVYEGRGWDVRGAFSLNYNSRSIGVAFIGDFRNVLPTKEQMQAGQQLVQRGVQLGKVAHDYKLLGHRQVSPTESPGDAFYNVIKTWPHWEDIQQEPN from the exons ATGCCAGATG GTATGAAGAAGAATTTCACTAACAAATATGAATTCCATAAAGAAGACGGAGACAGAGGAGAACAGTCCACGTGTTCAAAGTATTGGATGTGCATTGCGTTCTTCACATTCATAGCTGCGATCATTCTCATAACAGGAATAGTGACAATGACTCATTATAGACCACCAGAACAAAAAG AACTTTCTGATGATAATTTTACGATCATCACACGGGCCGACTGGGGTGCCAAACCCAACATGGAACAACTCATGCCCTTACGACTTCCGGTGCAGCACGTGGTGATCCTGCACACCGCCACAGCGGCTTGTCTGACGAAGGACAGTTGCAAGAGCAGTGTACAGCAGATTCAGGATACTCACatgaatataaaacaatttgATGACATCGGCTACAGCTTCCTGGTGGGCGGAGACGGCAACGTGTACGAGGGCCGAGGCTGGGACGTCAGGGGAGCTTTCTCTCTCAACTACAACAGCCGCAGCATAGGTGTCGCTTTCATAGGTGATTTCAGAAATGTGCTGCCCACCAAAGAGCAGATGCAGGCGGGCCAGCAGCTGGTGCAGAGAGGTGTGCAGCTGGGTAAGGTCGCGCACGACTACAAGCTGCTCGGACACCGGCAGGTCAGCCCGACGGAGAGTCCCGGTGACGCCTTCTATAACGTTATCAAGACGTGGCCGCACTGGGAAGACATACAGCAAGAACCCAATTAG